A single window of Gossypium hirsutum isolate 1008001.06 chromosome A10, Gossypium_hirsutum_v2.1, whole genome shotgun sequence DNA harbors:
- the LOC107956895 gene encoding uncharacterized protein — MKLHEALGTRLNFNTAFHPQIDGQSERVIQVLEDMLRGCVIEFRGSWEDYLPLVEFAYNNSYQASIGMALNEALYGRRCRTPTCWTKLGERRVLSPESLRGRKKLSQGLIGPYRVVRRIGPVTYQLELPPELCQIHDVFHISMLRQYRLDPSHVVAVEEIEIRPDLTFEEEPIQIIGRDVKVLRRKPIPLVKVL, encoded by the exons ATGAAGCtacatgaggcgttgggtactaggttgaacttCAATACGGCATTCCACCCTCAAattgatggacagtcagaaagggtgatCCAAGTATTGGAGGATATGCTGAGGGGATGTGTGATTGAGTTCCGAGGTAGCTGGGAGGACTATTTGCCATTGGTCGAATtcgcatacaataatagctatcaagcaagtattgggATGGCTCTgaatgaggcactgtatgggcgaaggtgtcggaCTCCAACATGTTGGACGAAGTTGGGCGAACGAAGAGTTCTGAGCCCTGA gtctctccgtggaagaaagaAGCTAAGCCAAGGGCTCATTGGGCCATATCGGGTTGTAAGGCGGATTGGGCCAGTCACTTACCAGCTGGAGTTACCTCCTGAACTATGCCAGATCCATGACGTGTTTCATATTTCCATGCTAAGGCAGTATCGcttggatccttcacatgttgtgGCGGTTGAAGAAATTGAGATCAGGCCAGACctaactttcgaggaagagcccatacaaataattggACGTGATGTTAAGGTACTAAGAAGGAAGCCCattccattagtcaaagtgctttaG